A region of Eschrichtius robustus isolate mEscRob2 chromosome 19, mEscRob2.pri, whole genome shotgun sequence DNA encodes the following proteins:
- the IRX6 gene encoding iroquois-class homeodomain protein IRX-6 yields the protein MSFPHFGHPYGSASQFLVSASSNATCCESAPRSVPDVASGSTPAAALCFAPYDSRLLGSARPELGAALGIYGAPYSAAAAAQSYAGYLPYSPEPPTLYGALNPQYEFKEAAGNFTPGLAQPAAYYPYEQSLGHYQYDRYGAVELGGAGRRKNATRETTSTLKAWLNEHRKNPYPTKGEKIMLAIITKMTLTQVSTWFANARRRLKKENKMTWAPKNKGGEERKEEGGAEELLGCLNGDTKDVSASQEARGLSDLEDLEEEEEEEADEEEAVATATDRLAELHQDTQSPPAAQCAAAREGRLERRECSLAAPRFSFTEPPRSGETDFLRAEPGGRTLTMHYPRSEKPRIWSLAHTAAGSGVEGAPPNLFRPRSPECHLIPRQPPGPGARPAVPRDSACEESSRVAKAFGNPSFAQQGLPLDCAPCPRRRAPAVRCQYQSGAEGSGPPTALGVSVQKTPSPDTHIHPPTPRVPSRCTLSLPLQHAQVQT from the exons ATGTCCTTCCCGCACTTTGGACACCCTTATGGCAGCGCTTCCCAG TTTCTGGTGTCTGCAAGTTCCAACGCCACTTGCTGCGAATCCGCCCCGCGCTCGGTCCCAGATGTGGCCTCAGGCTCCACCCCGGCGGCCGCGCTCTGCTTCGCACCCTACGACAGTCGGCTGCTGGGCAGTGCGAGGCCCGAGCTGGGCGCGGCCTTGGGCATCTATGGAGCTCCCTACTCGGCCGCTGCAGCTGCCCAGAGCTACGCAGGCTACCTGCCCTACAGCCCGGAGCCGCCCACGCTGTACGGGGCGCTG AATCCACAGTATGAATTTAAGGAGGCTGCAGGGAACTTTACACCCGGCCTGGCGCAACCAGCAGCCTATTATCCCTATGAGCAGAGCCTGGGGCACTACCAGTATGACCG GTACGGAGCAGTGGAGTTGGGTGGCGCTGGGCGCAGAAAGAATGCCACCCGGGAGACCACTAGCACGCTCAAGGCCTGGCTGAACGAGCACCGCAAGAACCCCTACCCCACCAAGGGCGAGAAGATCATGCTGGCCATCATCACCAAGATGACCCTCACCCAGGTGTCCACCTGGTTCGCCAACGCGCGCCGGCGCCTCAAGAAGGAGAACAAGATGACTTGGGCGCCCAAGAACAAAggcggggaggagaggaaggaggagggtggAGCAGAGGAATTGCTGGGCTGCCTAAATGGTGACACCAAAG ACGTTTCTGCTAGCCAGGAGGCTCGGGGgctgagtgacctggaagacctggaggaagaagaggaagaggaggcggATGAAGAGGAGGCAGTGGCCACAGCTACGGACAGGCTGGCTGAGCTCCATCAAGACACTCAGTCGCCGCCGGCGGCACAATGTGCCGCAGCTCGAGAGGGCCGGCTGGAGCGCAGGGAGTGCAGTCTGGCGGCGCCCCGCTTCTCGTTCACTGAGCCCCCCAGGTCGGGAGAAACCGACTTCCTGCGGGCCGAGCCAGGAGGCCGCACTTTGACCATGCACTACCCCCGCAGCGAGAAACCGCGCATCTGGTCTCTGGCGCACACTGCGGCAGGCAGCGGCGTCGAAGGGGCACCTCCAAACCTGTTCAGGCCGCGAAGTCCTGAGTGCCATCTGATTCCCAGACAGCCTCCAGGCCCCGGCGCGCGACCCGCGGTCCCCAGAGACTCCGCGTGCGAAGAGTCTTCCCGAGTAGCCAAAGCCTTTGGAAACCCCTCGTTTGCCCAACAGGGCCTGCCTCTGGACTGTGCGCCGTGCCCGCGGAGGAGGGCGCCGGCAGTGCGGTGCCAGTACCAGTCGGGTGCAGAAGGTAGTGGGCCCCCAACGGCGCTGGGAGTGTCTGTCCAAAAGACACCTTCCCCCGACACacacatccatccacccaccccccGGGTGCCCAGCCGCTGCacactctctctgcctctccagcATGCCCAGGTTCAGACCTAG